A stretch of the Thermodesulfovibrionia bacterium genome encodes the following:
- a CDS encoding cobyrinate a,c-diamide synthase produces MLKPLPRIIISGLRGGSGKTILSLSLCSAWKNKGRKVTAFKKGPDYIDAGWLAQASGSPCYNLDLFMMEQQQITDSFFSHAEDTEIAVIEGNRGLYDGMDHEGTYSTAELAKLLKTPVLIIIDCTKATNTIAAQILGCQKMDTNVPIKGVVLNNVATKRQEALIRKAIETHCGIPVVGAIPRLNHNPFPERHMGLTPFQEHAEISNSISSINALAMEYLDLDSIWQIASEAEQPAEKPEAKHEKSIIKNSSLKIGILRDSAFQFYYPENIEELEKRGAEIIEISVLKDNCLPELHALYIGGGFPETNAIALSENTGFKDSLRSYVENGLPVYAECGGLMYLGKSLVLDNKTYPMAGIFPLVFSLEARPQAHGYTVIEVREDNPFFKKGCILKGHEFHYSKVTDIGNERPDMCFNIKRGKGIYENMDGICYKNVLATYTHLHAIGSPEWADGIINCAIKYKDQN; encoded by the coding sequence ATGCTTAAACCACTCCCAAGAATAATCATTTCAGGCCTCAGAGGCGGAAGCGGAAAGACCATCCTGTCACTGAGTTTATGCTCTGCATGGAAGAATAAAGGGCGTAAAGTCACCGCTTTTAAAAAAGGCCCTGACTATATTGATGCAGGATGGCTTGCGCAGGCATCAGGCAGCCCATGCTATAACCTTGACCTATTCATGATGGAGCAGCAGCAGATAACCGATTCCTTCTTCTCACATGCTGAAGATACGGAGATAGCTGTTATCGAGGGCAACAGAGGGCTGTATGACGGAATGGACCATGAGGGTACTTACAGCACCGCAGAGCTTGCGAAGCTGCTTAAGACACCTGTATTGATCATCATAGACTGCACAAAGGCAACAAACACTATCGCCGCACAAATCCTTGGATGCCAGAAGATGGACACGAATGTGCCTATCAAAGGGGTTGTACTCAACAATGTCGCAACAAAGCGGCAAGAGGCGCTGATAAGAAAGGCTATAGAAACTCATTGCGGAATTCCTGTTGTCGGTGCGATACCCAGATTAAACCATAATCCCTTCCCTGAAAGACATATGGGGCTGACCCCTTTTCAGGAGCATGCGGAGATAAGCAATTCCATATCCTCCATTAATGCGCTGGCTATGGAGTATCTGGATCTCGACTCAATATGGCAAATAGCTTCTGAAGCAGAACAACCGGCTGAGAAACCAGAAGCCAAGCATGAAAAATCAATAATTAAGAATTCATCTCTAAAAATCGGCATACTCAGAGACTCTGCATTTCAGTTCTACTATCCGGAAAATATTGAGGAACTCGAAAAGAGGGGCGCTGAGATCATAGAGATAAGCGTCTTGAAAGACAATTGCCTCCCTGAACTTCATGCGCTGTATATCGGAGGCGGCTTCCCTGAGACAAATGCGATAGCACTTTCTGAGAATACGGGATTCAAAGATTCTCTTCGCAGCTATGTTGAGAACGGCCTGCCTGTATATGCAGAATGCGGCGGGTTGATGTACCTTGGAAAGAGCCTCGTCCTGGATAATAAAACATATCCGATGGCAGGCATATTCCCACTCGTCTTCAGTCTTGAAGCAAGGCCGCAGGCTCACGGATATACCGTAATTGAGGTCAGAGAAGATAATCCTTTCTTCAAGAAGGGCTGCATATTAAAGGGGCATGAATTCCATTACTCCAAGGTTACGGATATCGGGAATGAAAGGCCTGATATGTGCTTTAATATAAAGCGCGGCAAGGGGATATACGAAAATATGGATGGGATATGCTATAAAAATGTCCTTGCAACCTATACCCACCTTCATGCCATTGGCTCACCGGAGTGGGCAGATGGTATAATAAACTGCGCAATAAAATATAAAGATCAAAATTAA
- the dsrB gene encoding dissimilatory-type sulfite reductase subunit beta, translated as MSLPARQTDIGPPHYEKFLPPVIKKNYGTWKYHEVLTPGTMVHVAESGDKIFTVRAASPRILSTVTIREICDLAEKHCGGYLRFTTRNNIEFLVSDESKVAGLLADLKEKKYSVGGIGPRISNIIHTQGWVHCHSACTDASGLVKAIMDELHDYFTTKSLPNKVRLAVACCVNMCGAVHCSDIAVVAVHRKPPVINHAMVTKSCEIPTTIGSCPTAAIRPNPKEKTITINEEKCMYCGNCFTVCPPIDIHNPEEDGVAIVVGGKIGSLRTDPKFSKLAIPFFYNDPPRWPKVVDAIKNILETYEKGAKKHERVGEWIERIGWEAFFKETGIKFTFQHIDDFTFMRDTLRTSAAFKY; from the coding sequence ATGTCATTACCAGCAAGACAAACCGATATAGGACCACCGCATTATGAAAAATTTCTGCCGCCGGTCATTAAGAAAAATTACGGCACATGGAAGTATCACGAAGTCCTGACACCCGGCACAATGGTGCATGTGGCAGAGAGCGGCGACAAGATATTTACCGTAAGGGCCGCATCTCCAAGGATCCTGAGCACAGTTACCATCCGCGAGATCTGCGACCTTGCAGAGAAACATTGCGGCGGGTACCTCCGCTTCACTACAAGGAACAATATTGAGTTCCTCGTATCTGACGAAAGTAAAGTTGCGGGTCTCCTTGCTGACCTTAAAGAGAAGAAATATTCTGTCGGAGGAATCGGGCCGAGGATAAGCAATATCATCCACACTCAGGGATGGGTACACTGCCACAGCGCGTGCACAGACGCTTCAGGACTTGTTAAGGCTATCATGGACGAACTCCATGACTATTTCACTACAAAATCGCTTCCTAACAAAGTCAGGCTTGCAGTTGCATGCTGCGTTAATATGTGCGGCGCTGTTCACTGCTCTGACATAGCGGTTGTTGCTGTTCACAGAAAACCGCCTGTGATCAACCATGCGATGGTTACCAAGTCATGTGAGATCCCGACAACTATCGGTTCATGCCCTACAGCAGCTATCAGGCCGAACCCGAAAGAAAAGACTATCACAATCAATGAAGAGAAATGTATGTACTGCGGAAACTGTTTCACAGTCTGCCCTCCGATCGATATTCATAATCCGGAAGAGGACGGCGTTGCAATAGTTGTAGGCGGCAAGATAGGCAGTTTGAGAACAGATCCTAAATTCTCCAAACTTGCCATCCCGTTCTTCTACAATGATCCTCCAAGGTGGCCGAAAGTGGTTGACGCCATCAAGAACATCCTTGAGACCTATGAAAAGGGTGCAAAGAAGCATGAGAGGGTCGGCGAGTGGATAGAGAGGATCGGCTGGGAAGCCTTCTTTAAAGAAACAGGCATCAAGTTCACGTTCCAGCACATTGATGACTTCACATTCATGAGAGACACCCTTAGAACATCAGCAGCATTTAAGTATTAA
- the dsrA gene encoding dissimilatory-type sulfite reductase subunit alpha, whose protein sequence is MSKYKTPMLDELEKGPWPSFVTEIKKASLSSSMPNMADDELGQVEKSYVTKRGYWKHGGIVGVLGYGGGVIGRYSSLPEEFPGVAHFHTVRLNQPSGFFYTAEALRMICDIWDKYGSGLTNLHGSTGDLVLLGTTTDKLEAIFAEYSSRGWDLGSSGSAMRTPSCCVGKARCEWANIDSMDICNSLTQHFQDEMHRPSFPYKFKIKVSGCACDCVAAIARADCSIIGTWKGAIQIDQAEVKNYADAGMDIQKEIIEMCPTDCMSFEGGKIKIADADCNRCMHCIAKMTKALRPGKEKGATILIGSKAPIVVGSLLSWVVVPFIKCEAPYEELTDMIVSIIEWWDDNAKPRERIGELIEVKGMRPFLEAIGVEPQPQQVYEPRKDPFFFWSESDLEK, encoded by the coding sequence ATGAGTAAGTACAAAACCCCAATGCTTGACGAACTGGAAAAAGGCCCATGGCCGAGTTTCGTCACAGAGATCAAGAAGGCAAGCTTAAGCAGCTCCATGCCGAACATGGCAGATGATGAGCTGGGCCAGGTTGAGAAGTCCTATGTCACCAAGCGCGGCTACTGGAAGCACGGCGGTATCGTCGGAGTTCTCGGTTACGGCGGCGGTGTTATCGGAAGATACTCCTCTCTGCCCGAAGAGTTCCCCGGAGTTGCACACTTCCACACAGTAAGGCTCAATCAGCCAAGCGGTTTCTTCTACACTGCAGAAGCGCTCAGGATGATCTGCGACATCTGGGACAAATACGGAAGCGGACTCACAAACCTTCACGGCTCCACCGGTGACCTCGTTCTTCTCGGGACAACCACTGATAAGCTTGAAGCTATCTTTGCAGAATATTCATCACGCGGATGGGACCTCGGAAGTTCAGGCTCAGCAATGAGAACACCGAGCTGCTGCGTAGGAAAAGCACGCTGTGAGTGGGCAAATATCGATTCAATGGATATCTGCAACTCTCTTACACAGCATTTCCAGGATGAGATGCACAGACCGTCATTCCCCTACAAATTCAAGATAAAGGTATCAGGCTGCGCATGCGACTGCGTTGCTGCTATAGCCCGCGCAGACTGTTCAATTATCGGCACATGGAAGGGCGCGATCCAGATAGATCAGGCAGAGGTCAAGAATTATGCTGATGCCGGTATGGACATCCAGAAAGAGATAATCGAGATGTGTCCTACAGACTGCATGTCTTTCGAAGGCGGCAAGATCAAGATCGCTGATGCTGACTGCAACAGGTGCATGCACTGTATCGCAAAGATGACAAAGGCTTTAAGGCCGGGTAAAGAGAAAGGCGCAACCATCCTTATCGGAAGCAAGGCGCCAATCGTTGTGGGTTCACTTCTTTCATGGGTTGTTGTTCCGTTCATTAAGTGCGAAGCTCCTTATGAAGAATTGACAGATATGATCGTAAGCATAATCGAGTGGTGGGATGACAACGCCAAACCTAGAGAGAGAATAGGCGAACTCATCGAAGTAAAAGGCATGAGGCCTTTCCTTGAGGCTATCGGTGTTGAACCTCAGCCGCAGCAGGTATATGAGCCGAGAAAAGACCCGTTCTTCTTCTGGTCAGAAAGCGATCTCGAAAAATAA
- a CDS encoding DHH family phosphoesterase has product MEIITTHINADFDAVASMVAAKKYYPGAVLVFSGSQEKSVREFLASSQLELDVKSFKEVALDDVERLVIVDINSSKRIGGFSEIFGRKGLDVHVYDHHPSSLNGIKGHKMVIQNVGATITIFAEMLMKDKVKLSPAEATLMMLGIYEETGSLVFPGTTVRDMNAAAYLLQNGANLNIVSRFMSRKLGPEEIDLLNELMHSANDYVIHEARIKIAKASRDDYIGDIAYLAHKVMDVKDIDAIFLIVMMGERVNIIARSNVAEVNVSEMLEPFGGGGHHAAASAVAGNISLEDAEERLLKVLNDKVHPTKTASDIMTSPVKSISWKSSIAVAEKSMTRFSVNVLPILKGTAFFGTISREAVEKALFHGFGDSLVSEFCTTDTQTVSPSTPLNMVEQLMIEQNQRFMPVLEGQKVIGAITRTDLLRSIYESLLRKGRLETGEPLRDKPSIGRNLASIMRSKFPEEVFKLLVLAGEVAEQSGFSAYLVGGSVRDLKRGESNLDIDIVVEGDGIEFARDLGKRLKAKVKAHQRFGTAVIVTDFLKFDVATARTEYYESPAALPQVEISSIKKDLYRRDFTINTLAVLLNPGKFGQLLDFFGGQRDIKEKTIRILHNLSFIEDPTRAFRAIRFSERFGFNISKHTMNLIRTAVRINLFDKLSGARLYDELNLLFHETEPARAIKRLSEFDLLRFIHPSIKLTNGLLKKIEALHEVYVWFNLLYIEENINITHLFLIALLEVLDAEERESALQRLKMPASVRKEIIESIYKSDNALKGLRKASAKEIYHILSPLTISAILFAMAKAKGNEEKKAISLFLVKIRSTRTELAGKDLKLMGYKTGPLFKKIFKAIIDARLEGLVKSRQDEVKFVKKQFPVKGNFLE; this is encoded by the coding sequence ATGGAAATCATTACAACACATATCAATGCTGACTTTGACGCTGTTGCCTCAATGGTAGCTGCAAAGAAGTATTATCCCGGGGCGGTTCTGGTCTTTTCAGGTTCACAGGAGAAGAGTGTCCGGGAATTTCTGGCATCCTCACAATTAGAGCTTGATGTTAAGAGCTTCAAGGAAGTTGCTCTTGATGATGTGGAACGACTTGTCATAGTTGATATAAATTCCTCTAAAAGGATAGGGGGCTTTTCAGAGATATTCGGCCGGAAGGGGCTTGACGTGCATGTTTACGACCACCACCCGTCATCTCTTAATGGAATTAAGGGGCACAAGATGGTGATCCAGAATGTAGGCGCCACAATAACGATATTTGCCGAGATGCTCATGAAGGATAAGGTGAAATTGTCGCCTGCCGAAGCAACACTCATGATGCTTGGGATATATGAAGAGACAGGCTCTCTTGTATTTCCGGGTACGACTGTAAGGGATATGAATGCAGCAGCTTATCTCCTTCAGAATGGGGCAAATCTTAATATTGTCTCAAGATTTATGAGCAGAAAACTTGGCCCTGAGGAAATAGACCTTCTCAATGAGCTTATGCATTCGGCAAATGACTATGTCATACATGAGGCGAGGATAAAGATAGCCAAGGCTTCAAGAGATGACTATATAGGAGATATAGCGTATCTTGCGCATAAGGTAATGGATGTAAAGGATATTGACGCGATATTCCTAATCGTGATGATGGGAGAGAGGGTCAATATAATTGCAAGAAGCAATGTTGCCGAGGTGAATGTCTCTGAAATGCTTGAACCTTTTGGCGGAGGCGGCCATCACGCTGCCGCATCAGCAGTGGCAGGGAATATCTCTCTTGAAGATGCAGAAGAGAGACTGCTGAAGGTGCTGAATGACAAAGTTCATCCCACAAAGACAGCATCTGACATCATGACAAGTCCGGTCAAGTCCATATCCTGGAAAAGTTCAATAGCTGTTGCTGAAAAGAGCATGACGAGATTCAGTGTAAATGTTCTGCCGATACTAAAAGGCACTGCCTTTTTTGGGACAATATCAAGAGAAGCGGTTGAAAAAGCGCTCTTTCATGGTTTCGGGGATAGCCTGGTATCAGAGTTCTGCACAACTGATACGCAGACAGTTTCGCCTTCAACGCCGTTAAATATGGTGGAGCAGCTTATGATAGAGCAGAATCAGAGATTCATGCCTGTTTTGGAAGGTCAAAAGGTGATCGGAGCCATTACACGTACCGACCTTCTAAGGTCTATCTATGAGAGCCTTTTAAGAAAGGGCAGGCTTGAGACAGGCGAGCCGCTTAGGGATAAACCTTCTATCGGAAGGAACCTCGCGTCAATTATGAGGTCAAAGTTTCCTGAAGAGGTCTTCAAGCTGCTTGTGCTTGCCGGAGAAGTTGCTGAACAATCAGGATTTTCCGCATATCTGGTCGGCGGTTCTGTTAGGGATCTGAAACGCGGTGAGTCAAATCTGGACATTGATATCGTAGTAGAAGGTGACGGCATAGAGTTTGCCCGGGATCTCGGCAAGAGGCTCAAGGCAAAAGTGAAGGCGCACCAGAGATTTGGGACTGCGGTTATTGTCACAGACTTTCTTAAATTTGATGTGGCAACTGCAAGAACAGAATATTACGAATCCCCGGCCGCGCTGCCTCAGGTGGAGATATCCTCAATAAAAAAAGATCTTTACAGAAGGGATTTCACTATAAACACTTTGGCTGTCCTGCTTAATCCCGGCAAGTTCGGCCAGCTTCTGGACTTTTTCGGAGGTCAGAGGGATATCAAGGAAAAAACCATAAGGATACTCCACAATCTTAGCTTTATCGAAGACCCTACAAGGGCGTTCAGGGCGATAAGATTCTCAGAGAGGTTCGGCTTTAACATAAGCAAGCACACAATGAACCTGATCAGGACAGCTGTGCGCATCAATTTGTTTGACAAACTGTCAGGCGCAAGGCTTTATGACGAGCTGAATCTCCTGTTTCATGAAACTGAACCCGCAAGAGCGATCAAAAGGCTCTCTGAATTTGACCTTCTCAGATTTATCCATCCTTCAATTAAACTTACAAACGGGCTCCTTAAGAAAATTGAGGCTCTCCATGAAGTTTATGTATGGTTTAACTTGCTGTATATTGAGGAAAATATCAATATTACCCACCTCTTTCTCATAGCCCTTCTTGAGGTGCTTGATGCTGAAGAAAGGGAGAGCGCGTTACAGAGGCTGAAAATGCCGGCAAGCGTAAGAAAAGAGATTATTGAGAGTATTTATAAATCTGACAACGCATTGAAAGGATTGAGAAAAGCATCTGCAAAAGAGATCTATCACATCCTTTCACCTCTTACGATTTCCGCCATCCTTTTTGCCATGGCAAAGGCAAAGGGCAACGAGGAGAAGAAAGCAATTTCCCTATTTCTGGTAAAGATCCGCAGCACCAGAACGGAACTGGCCGGCAAAGATTTAAAATTAATGGGCTATAAGACCGGCCCTCTCTTCAAAAAAATATTCAAGGCAATTATAGATGCAAGGCTCGAAGGTCTGGTCAAAAGCCGTCAGGATGAAGTGAAATTTGTAAAGAAACAGTTCCCGGTAAAGGGGAACTTCTTAGAGTGA
- a CDS encoding ShlB/FhaC/HecB family hemolysin secretion/activation protein: MMKNSVSMKTGSFLLIFLLVIAVAFIPVSGFSEDLPDVIHVKEFSIIGNKAMDTDDIQACLVDYTDKDYTLEGLKDIADRITDLYEQEGYGLAKAYIPKQAIEDGIVTIAVVEGELGFIEVTDNKYYTSEYVRNWFSHLKRDAVRDQDIERAILLVNDTNALNVTTAFRRGNKPGTADLIVKVEDSYPLNLDLEYSNHGNPLISRDRFGINLQAGLSPFSGSEISIRALMGKSFDKTFYGLINYETPIGYQGAKWGLRYLYADYLVGGDLESLGIEGESQILGGYIKYPFVRTKKHNFYTTVGFDYKHMFERVMDVQKSNDDLSVAYLRLDYDVIDRFLGDKMLAKNYVALTYSHGFNKVFGSLGNDEEDNNSVFKADGKFDKINLDVVRVQKLWKDIIVLAKGSGQYSEHILTSGEKFSIGGANSVRGKRLGEFVGEKGYLASLEISSSYPFIWLKNLLMLGKKVSDEDVKKTIRAVAFGDHAGVFLVDNGANPEISKNNSDYLTSIGFGARLYLFDRVDVKFDVGYPLWKGDFNWGDSITYVQVNYNAVKF, from the coding sequence ATGATGAAGAATTCAGTCAGTATGAAAACCGGGAGTTTCCTTTTAATCTTTTTGCTTGTTATAGCAGTTGCATTTATCCCAGTAAGCGGTTTCAGTGAAGATCTGCCGGATGTTATTCATGTAAAGGAATTCAGTATCATAGGCAACAAGGCGATGGATACTGATGATATACAGGCCTGCCTTGTAGATTATACAGATAAAGACTATACACTTGAAGGACTGAAGGATATAGCGGATCGCATCACCGACCTCTATGAGCAGGAGGGATATGGACTGGCAAAGGCCTACATCCCCAAGCAGGCGATAGAAGACGGGATAGTCACCATTGCGGTTGTTGAAGGTGAGCTTGGTTTCATTGAGGTCACTGATAACAAATACTATACCAGCGAGTATGTAAGAAACTGGTTTTCTCATCTGAAGAGAGATGCTGTAAGAGATCAGGACATAGAACGCGCAATCCTCCTTGTAAACGATACAAATGCATTAAATGTCACAACCGCATTCAGAAGGGGCAATAAGCCCGGAACCGCCGATCTCATTGTAAAGGTCGAGGATAGCTACCCATTAAATCTTGACCTGGAATACAGCAACCATGGCAACCCGCTTATCAGCAGGGACAGGTTTGGTATTAACCTGCAGGCAGGACTGAGCCCGTTCAGCGGGAGCGAGATAAGCATTAGAGCCCTCATGGGCAAGAGCTTTGACAAGACCTTTTACGGCCTTATCAACTATGAAACCCCGATCGGCTATCAGGGAGCAAAATGGGGATTGAGATATCTGTACGCTGATTACCTTGTAGGCGGAGACCTTGAGTCGCTCGGCATCGAGGGCGAGTCCCAGATTCTAGGCGGTTATATCAAATATCCATTTGTCAGAACGAAGAAACATAACTTTTACACAACGGTCGGGTTTGATTACAAGCATATGTTTGAGAGAGTTATGGATGTTCAGAAGAGCAATGACGACCTGAGTGTCGCGTATCTCAGGCTCGATTACGATGTTATAGACAGATTCCTCGGGGATAAGATGCTTGCAAAGAACTATGTTGCACTTACTTATTCACACGGCTTTAATAAGGTCTTCGGGAGCCTCGGTAATGACGAAGAGGACAATAACAGTGTATTTAAAGCAGACGGTAAGTTCGACAAAATTAACCTTGACGTTGTCAGAGTGCAGAAATTATGGAAAGACATTATCGTTCTTGCTAAAGGTTCAGGGCAGTATTCAGAACATATACTCACCTCAGGCGAGAAGTTCAGTATAGGCGGTGCTAACTCTGTCAGGGGCAAACGTCTCGGAGAGTTCGTTGGTGAAAAAGGATACCTCGCGTCACTTGAGATCAGTTCTTCATATCCATTCATTTGGCTGAAGAACCTACTCATGCTCGGCAAGAAGGTCAGTGACGAGGATGTTAAGAAGACGATACGCGCGGTTGCATTCGGTGACCATGCCGGCGTATTTTTGGTTGACAATGGTGCAAATCCGGAAATCAGCAAAAACAATTCAGACTATCTGACAAGCATAGGTTTTGGAGCAAGGCTCTATTTATTTGACAGGGTTGATGTTAAGTTTGACGTAGGCTATCCGTTATGGAAAGGTGATTTTAACTGGGGCGATAGCATCACCTATGTCCAGGTTAACTATAACGCTGTAAAGTTCTAA